The Elusimicrobiota bacterium region GTTGATCGTCTGCCTCGACGCCGACATGCAGAACGACGCGCGCGACGTGCCGAAGCTCATCGCCAAGCTCAACGAGGGTTACGACTGCGTCTCCGGCTGGCGCAAGGACCGACAGGACCGCTTCCTCGACCGGAAGCTGCCGTCGATCATCGCGAACAACTTCATCTCCTACGTGACCGGCGTGCACCTGCACGACTACGGCTGCACGCTCAAGCTCTACCGGGCCCAGTACCTCAAGCCGCTGCGCCTGTACGGCGAGATGCACCGCTTCGTGCCCGCCTTGGCCGGCTTCCTCGGCGCGCGCGTGGCCGAGGTCCCGGTCAACCACCGCGCCCGCACGCGCGGCGTCTCTAAGTACGGCATCTCGCGCACCTTCAAGGTCCTGCTCGACCTCATGACGGTCAAGTTCATGGACTCCTACCTCGGCAAGCCGATCTACCTGTTCGGCGGCGGGGGAGTGCTGATGGGCCTGCTCGGCGTGGCCTTCGGCCTCGACACCCTGTACAAGAAGTTCTACCTGGGCATCTTCGTCAAGGACCAGCCCCTGTTCCAGGTCGCGATCTTCTGCCTGCTCATCGGCTTCCAGATGGTGCTCATCGGCCTCCTGGCCGAGATCCTCGTGCGCATCTACTACGACCTCAAGGACATGAGGCCGTACTTCGTCCGCGAGACCGCGGGCTTCTGAACGCCCCGCCGCCGCCAGGACTCTCCCGATTGACCGACTAACGGATTGTTAGTAGCCTCAAGGACATGATCCGGGAACTGCTGGCCCACAGCGACTATGTCCGGGTCCTGAGCGCGCTCGAACGCCGTCCGATGCGATTCGGCGCGCTGCAGAAGGAACTCGAGCTGCATCCGCCGCAGATCGCGCGAGCCCTCAGGTTCTTGACGAAGTCCAAGATGGTCGAGCTTACGGCCGCCGACACCGCCACGGGGATATACGTCCCCATCTATGTCCTCACGGACCGCGGCGAAGCGATGACCGAGGTTCTCATGGCCTTCATCATAGCCCTCAATCGCCGCCGGTCTCGCCTAGGAGACGAGTACTTGTCCGACATCCGCGCCTGGCGGCACTGAAGGGCCGAACGGCCCGGCCTGCGTAGGCTGAATGCCTCAGGCGCAAGGCCCGATTACCCCATAGAATAAGGGTTCATGCGCTCCTGGTCCCTTCTCGCCGCGCTCCTCGTCGCCGCCCAGACGGCGGACGCCGCCCTCGTCGTGCGGCCCGGCCCCGCCGCCCTCGGCGCCTCGGCCGTCGGCGCCTCCGCGGCCTCCTACGCGATCCAGGTGCCCCAGTGGACGGCCGCGTTCGACGCCTTCCTCGCGGCTCCGGCCCCGAACGCCGACGCGGTCAGGGCCGTCTCGCGCCTTCTCGAGACCGCCGATCCCCGGGACCCGCGGCTCGCGCCTCTCGCCCAAGCCCTGCAGGCCGCCGTCGCCCCGATCCTCGCCCGCCCCGTCCACGCCAAGTCGACCCGGCAGGACCTCGAGGCCGCCGACCTCAAGTTCGAGGTGCTCAACTATCCCGCAGTCCGCGCGTTGCTCAGCGAGGAGCAGCAGAGCAAGGTCGGCGCCGCGTCGTGGGCCATCAGCCGGAACATCTGGACCAAGAGCAGCGACCGCTGGGTCGCGCGCAAGCGAAGCCTCGACAAGACCATCGCGGCGATCGCCAAGGAGCTCGGCGCCGAGCGCCCGGCCTTCGCGGACGAGCCCGCGCCCGTCGCCGGCCCCGGGCCCGACCTCGCCGTCGAGGTCCTGACGGGGGATATCCGAGAGGCCCGGGCCGACGCCGTCCTCACCACGGTCCAGCGCAAGAAGCTCTGCAACGGCGGCGTCAACGCCGCGATCAAGGCCGCCGACGGCTGCTTCGCCGCCCGGCTCGCGAAAGCCCCCAGGCTCGAGGACGGTAAGTCCCTGCTCGCGCGCGGC contains the following coding sequences:
- a CDS encoding glycosyltransferase family 2 protein, translated to MSAKPYLSALIPVYNEEENLPALGEEVSAALNALGKPYEVILVDDGSKDRSYDELLKLVEKYPDFKAVRLGRNAGQTAAMLAGIQHASGELIVCLDADMQNDARDVPKLIAKLNEGYDCVSGWRKDRQDRFLDRKLPSIIANNFISYVTGVHLHDYGCTLKLYRAQYLKPLRLYGEMHRFVPALAGFLGARVAEVPVNHRARTRGVSKYGISRTFKVLLDLMTVKFMDSYLGKPIYLFGGGGVLMGLLGVAFGLDTLYKKFYLGIFVKDQPLFQVAIFCLLIGFQMVLIGLLAEILVRIYYDLKDMRPYFVRETAGF